The genomic region tttggcttctgcctcagatgtggtaatatctgcctccatatcctcattcccatttgtcatcctaccattatccctaagctcctcattgcctcagtctttaacgagGCTAAAGTattttagatattgggccatgcctagattatccttcacctccactccatcctcagtgttaagcggtcccacttctttctttgctttcttcttatttatatggcgaAAGAACctttttactattgcttttaattccctttgcaaggtccaactctacatggcttttggcctttcttcactttatctctacatgttctgacctcagtaagatGAGTtttttccttgctaatccctcccatcttccactccctgtaggctttctgctttttcttcatcaCCCCTCTgtgatgcttgctcatccagcttggtctacaactcctgtctatgaattttttcctctttcttgggatgcaggcttctgtttctgcaactttgacttgaagtaatcccaggcctcctccaccttcagatccataagttcttcagtccaatccacttccctaactaatttccttaattttttaaagttagcttttTTGAAATAAACCCTAGttacagatctatttttgtttatccttccatttagtttgaactgaattagctcatgatcgctctaaccaaggttgtcccctacaatcatttcttctatgaggtcctcactgctcaccaaaaccaaatctaaaatggcatcctctcttgttggttcagcaactacttggtgaaggaatccatcagctatcacctCTAGGAAAATcagagccctattattattactagcactcatcctccagtctatatctgggaagttaaagtctcccatgatcacacaattcccattagtatttacttctttaaaaacattaaagagggctctatccatatccacattggatcctggtggtctatagcacacctcAAGCGctatcccagggcaggctctagtagttttcttccccaatgtgatttttgcccagacggactctgtcttatccattccatcgcttcttatttctttacattctacctcatccttgatatacaatgctactccaccacctttacctttatttctgtctttcctaaacagcacatacccttcaatgcctgtactccagtcatgactcctattccaccatgtttctgttatccctataatatctggtttcacttcctgcaccagtagctctagttcctccatgttattacctaggctccttgcaaATGGAGGATTAAATACTGAAACTCAGAGGAGACATTTGAAAATACACTTTTTTGACCAGGCAAGAAAGCAAAAAGATGGTACACAGAAACTGCCAGACTGGTTCAGAGCCAAGGTCTGTCTAGCttagtgtcctgtctctgatggtgcttcagaggaaggggcaagAACCCTGGGGATAAttgtcttccccccgcccctcctcggGAAGGTCTCAGTGATCTCCCATAATTAGAGACTGGCCTAAACGTGACATGGGAGGTGTTTCTCTCCCCAATATTGGTTTTTTGGCATTACGTATTGTAACTCTGGATATGCTTGTTATCCATGTCGGAGATTCTAGACTCTCCTCTGACTGCCGGAATGGAAGGCCCCAGACACTGTTTTGCTGTgggcctccacagctcccattttccttgcaggaagagcagggaaaagtttgtgttgtttgttttttattttttttaaaaaaaacaaactgcagaAACTGATGGTTCagtccccctcttcttcccctccctcaaaCTTGCCAGGAAAGGCTTCCTACCTGCCACTGGTGACTGGACTTTCTCATGCCTGGCTCCTGGATAATCTTATTTCCCACAGCTACCCCTCCCTGGGTCAGCTACACTCAGCAGTACCCAGCCTTCAATACTAAACCCACTGGCATGTGGGACATGATCCTGTGTGTCTGTGCTGAATCTGTCGGGAATGTCTTCGGGCCGAGCACAGTTCCAGCACCGCTGGCTCACCAGCCCAACACACTCAACACATGGCAATGGTTGTGCtttctggaagctgctgctgggcTACAGGAACATTTCATCAGTGCTCAAGGGGTTAAAGAGGGAAATTCTTTAAGTGACAGTaagacaaaattattaaaaaggcAGGTTATTTGGATACCTAAAGCTGCCACTAACGTGGACAGGACCCCAAGGAAGGAGGAAGCTCGGTCATCATAAAACTGATCAAGGGCAGATAGGACATCTCTGATCACATCCTCCACCAGTGGGAGCAAGCTGGCATCCGAATGCCTGAGCATGGCCTCCAGGACCCGCGAGGCGTGAGGCTGATGTGCCACCCGACGCAGGTTTAGGGAAATCCCATTCACCAGATAGTCCGAGTTAGCATTAATCAGATTTTGCACGGAGTCATAGCCACAGGCATGGCAGACATCCACCATGGTGCCAATTGCCGTCTGACTAATGAGCAGAGTGCTGTCCCCAGCCTTTTCAAGCACAGGGTAGAGGACTGATGCTAGAAGCAAGCGGAACTCTTTCCCCAGCACATATGCAAAGCAGCCAACCCCCTCCAGCTGGATGCAGATCTGCCAGATATTGCTGTTCATGGAGCGGATGGTTGGGCATGGGTCTGAAGAAGGGGAGAAGGATGAAATCAGAGAACTGCTGTGTGCACCTCCTGGGATAGCATGTGCTCTTGAATATTTCACAGTCAACTCGTCGCTGGTTCCCTCAGTGTCAATGCTGGTGGTCAGATACCAGTTTGCCTGGTCAGTATATTCTTCGAGGATGGATGTTATGGTCCGTTTAAGGTCTTCCGTGCTCACTGTAGTTTCCCTTTTGTGAAGAACATCAACCCCCAGTCCAGCAGCTCCTGTGATCAACTCATTGAGGACCATGGCAGCCTGCTTCCGGTACACAACAGATTCGCTGTATAGCCCCATGAAATGATCCACTAGCAAGTAGAGGTTCCCGTAGTAGCCAAGTACCCGGCAAACCTGCTGAATAAGCAAGAAAATCCGCTCATCGATGAAGAACCGGAAGTGTTTCTTCTGACATTTGCCCTCCCGCAAACCATGCTGCAAGGAATCAGAGGGCTCACCTAGAGAGCCTTCAGGGCCCCAACGTCTTTCTTCAACAATCTTCACATCAGCCACATCCAGCTCCAGAACTTGCATCAGGGCTTTGGAGAGACGCTGGAGGTGGGCTGCAGAGTTGAGGACAATGTTAACCTTGGGGCCCAGCAACTTCAGGGAGCCAAGTAATAAGCTCAAGGTAGAGAACTTGCCTTGATCATCCTGGGAGTTCATCAGACGTGGAAGGGCTGTGGCAAGGGAATGCAGATTCTCTGACAGAATATCAGCAAGAGCCCTGTTCTCAGCTACTGTTCTCAGCTCCGCAATGCTCCTGAGAATCTCATGACACTTGCTTTGAACCTCATTGCTTTCATCATTAACAAGCCCAACCAAGGCTTTTAACAGGTGACCAACTGATTCCACCAGTGACAGACTGCACTTCAACATAAGGTGATGGACCAGCTCCACCAATTCCATCCTGACCTTCCAGTGAGGGTGAAGAGAAGCAAATTCAACTATCTTGTGGATAAGGAGAGACAATTTGTCTGCAGTGATTTTTACCCAATCTGGTCCTCTATGTACCACAAGCTCAGATAGTCTGCTTTGTTCCACTGAAGGTTTCTCTTCGTCCTTTGTGATTGTGGCTAGTTGTTCATCTGCCATTACCAAGCTGACTGTGTGATAAAAGAGCTTGATCGCAGAAACAGTGACCATATGACCTTGTTTGATGTCTCCAGTAATAACCCGGGACAGGGCAATAGAGATCCCAGGTAGAAAAGAAGCAAACAAATTCCCACATTGTCTTGTTTCAACCGTGTCTAAGAGTCTATGATGCTCCGGGCAGTCACACTGCAGAATTAGGACCTGTAAACACTTTAAGGCAGCCAGCttaatttgctttgctttttcttgTTCTGCCAAGGCCAAAAGCAAAGATACAGCAAATCCTAAGTGAGGAAGGGTAGAAGGCTGATACAAAGTCAGGATAATGTCACCATAAGCTGAATGCATCAGGACATGGAGTGCTTGGATTACAGTCAGTTTTAATTCCTCTGatagtggggctggcggctgcaAACCAGATGGAGAAGATAGACACAGGCAGAGCTCAGAAAAAAGCTCCTGGAGGAGGTCCTGCTTCTTCACACATGTTGTTGAAAGGATGGATGTGATGCACTGCACCACACTCTGGACAAGACTCTCCCGTTTGGGCCCTGGGGTCTTCAGGGTGAACCTCAATGGGAAAAGGACGTACTCCTGCAGTTCCTGCAGGGCAGAGTCACTGACCACCTGCAGCTGAGCCTGCAAGCGTTCCACGTTTTCAGTAGTCTGCACCTTTGTTAGCTGTACACAAGCTGGGCGCAAGATCCCGAACGCTTCTTTTGGGGTATCAAACACTGCCATTGTCCAACGAGCCTCTTCTTATGTGCCTGTAGGTATCCTCCTGCAGGAAAGAACGAAAAGCCATACTTACTTCAGTGAAAGCAGCATTAAAACAATTGCCATCTGTTCCTTACTGATTAGCCAGACCTACGGTGCTCAGAAAAGTGTGACCGTGCCTGCTGCAAAGCAAAAGGTAATTCAATTCATTTCTCTCTAAGTGGTATAAAAAGCATTCAGATTATTATACAGAAGCTCTTTAGGCTTCCACTCTAGAAGTGCTTTGAGTCCTACGGATGAAAAGCAGTATATAAGAGCTTGGAGTTTTTAATTATTAGAATTAAAAGTGTATACTCCCCTCCCATCCACCCTTACCTATAGAAATCTATAATTTAATGTGTTTACGTGAAAATGGTCTACTCTGTGTTAGTCACGTCTGACtctaagaaaaataaatcattACTGAGGATTGGTTTTTAACCAATGAAGGTACAACACAGCCGCTATAGACCCAGGGGAAGAGGGCAGTTTCTTAGCTCATGTACAGTGAATGtttgttttgttcaacatttctctttaGTTTCTGGCAGGATGGGTTGAGCCCTGTTTCTCTAGTGTTTGGCTCCATCTCAACCAGATTTACAGTAGCGTTTaacttttggtttttaaaaacactttaagcATGAGTGTAACCAAATAGGATTTTAATTGtgaggacagatttttaaaggtacctAGACATTTCCAGATGCAGACAggggcctagtgggattttcaaaagcatcaacAGGACCTAGGCCCTTCTAAAAATCCTATTGGGTATTTATCTGCATCTGGAGGTGCCTAAGTATCTTAAAAATCTGGTCTTTGGTCAGGGGCCATGGGGGCAAactctttaaaacaaaagccaTATTCTAGCATAGGTAGGGTTATGGCAGAGCATATGCTTGTAGGCCCCAGCTTGAGTCTGCTGAGCTAGAGTGCAGAACAAAGGTGGGTTGATATACTGGACGTGCATGTGATAGGGTAGTGGTAGGACTCGGCTGATTGATTAGACACCAGAGCACACTAATGAGCATTAGTATGTAGGTTattccacactggaacccatacagggtatcatcaaacagttACAACCCATACGTCATGGGGACCAcagcctgaaagaaatcttttctgaaccttctcttctagccttcaaacaacccccaaccTCATCAACAGAAGCAAGCTCCCTAGTGACCAGGACCCAGCATCTCAAACCAGAACTAGACCTTGCCAAAACAACTGATGCAAAACCTGTACACACATCTCCACGGCTCtgatgatcaataccccccaTGCCCACCCTTTCAAGATTCACGGTTCTTACACAGGCCTGTCACAATACGTGGTGTACCTCGtgcagtgcactaaatgccccaacaacaactatgtgggtgaaaccagacaatcactatgcgtTCGAACGAAGTCATGCAGGAAAATGGTAAAAGACACCACCACCCCATCACCCCCTCTTTTGTAAAGCGATCACTCTGTATATGACCTCTTACTCCCCATccccaaaggaaacctgcacaacgccttcaaaagatgagcctgggagcttaaatttacAACTTTGTTAGACTCTAAAAATCATGggctgaatagagacactggatttatggcttattacatcATTTTATAACCCACTACCCCCTCTCCAGCTTCCCCCCTTTGACTGAAGGGGTGTCAACCAGCCAGTTCACCTTGAAGGAGCCCTTAAACTATGTGcgaactacttatgctaaacaatctgttccaccttgtatttagctgtgacgccctgtgtaccttccccagacctgaagaagagctccacaTAAGCTTAAcagctggtctctttcaccaacagaagttggtgcaatataTTACTGCACCTACCTTGTCTCCCTAATGAGAAGTTGACAGGTAAACCTCTGACCCTGACCACTCCAAAAAGCCTGAGTGGGTGGGACCACTCAGTGACACTGAGGATGCTCCTGAGGAACCCATTAAATTCACAGGTGCATGgtccaggaggtgaaggccatGCCTCAGGCTGTCTCTGCACAACTGGCCCGACCTGGTAACCATGGCCACGGGCTGAATCTCTCGGCTTACACCATCTATATGTAAGgttggaggggtgggtggggggcatcCCGCCAGGCGGGTCCAGGATGCCGAGCAGGGTAATAAACAACaagactccccccaccccctctgccgtCCCCCCTACCCctgtggcacttgcagcagccCTGAAGCCTCTGCCTCACCCCGCAATTCAAGAGCCCCAGGCCTGTTCTGCCTTGGGGGAGCCCCTGTCCTCCCCCCCCGCGTGAatccctgccccctgcacagagctgggggggggcccagagcccctgttccccctccccgtgaatccctgccccctgcacagagctggggggggcctaGAGCCCCTGTCCCCCCTGTGAatccctgccccctgcacagagctgggggggaggagtcCCTATTCCCCCCCCATAAgtccctgccccctgcacagagctgggggggaggagccCCTGTTCCCCCCCCATAAGTCCCTGTCCCCTGCACAGAGCTcggggggggcagagccccccctacgtgagccccagccccagctcggaggCAGAGGCGCAGGGGACCCTCCAGGACCGCGCCTCCTACCTGCTCCAGTCACACTCCCGCCACGGGGTGCGCGGCACATGCCGGAAGGAACGTGGACAACCCCCGAGCACCTAACTCAGGAGTAAAGCGAAAAAACTCCCCAGCCGGTCTAGGCAGGAAGGGGAAACAAGAAAAG from Natator depressus isolate rNatDep1 chromosome 13, rNatDep2.hap1, whole genome shotgun sequence harbors:
- the TTI1 gene encoding TELO2-interacting protein 1 homolog — encoded protein: MAVFDTPKEAFGILRPACVQLTKVQTTENVERLQAQLQVVSDSALQELQEYVLFPLRFTLKTPGPKRESLVQSVVQCITSILSTTCVKKQDLLQELFSELCLCLSSPSGLQPPAPLSEELKLTVIQALHVLMHSAYGDIILTLYQPSTLPHLGFAVSLLLALAEQEKAKQIKLAALKCLQVLILQCDCPEHHRLLDTVETRQCGNLFASFLPGISIALSRVITGDIKQGHMVTVSAIKLFYHTVSLVMADEQLATITKDEEKPSVEQSRLSELVVHRGPDWVKITADKLSLLIHKIVEFASLHPHWKVRMELVELVHHLMLKCSLSLVESVGHLLKALVGLVNDESNEVQSKCHEILRSIAELRTVAENRALADILSENLHSLATALPRLMNSQDDQGKFSTLSLLLGSLKLLGPKVNIVLNSAAHLQRLSKALMQVLELDVADVKIVEERRWGPEGSLGEPSDSLQHGLREGKCQKKHFRFFIDERIFLLIQQVCRVLGYYGNLYLLVDHFMGLYSESVVYRKQAAMVLNELITGAAGLGVDVLHKRETTVSTEDLKRTITSILEEYTDQANWYLTTSIDTEGTSDELTVKYSRAHAIPGGAHSSSLISSFSPSSDPCPTIRSMNSNIWQICIQLEGVGCFAYVLGKEFRLLLASVLYPVLEKAGDSTLLISQTAIGTMVDVCHACGYDSVQNLINANSDYLVNGISLNLRRVAHQPHASRVLEAMLRHSDASLLPLVEDVIRDVLSALDQFYDDRASSFLGVLSTLVAALVQWFVVVKGKEHPQEQNIEQQSSTSCQKQGKGSVITPMVQEVEQFFLDYIKQKQIAEGNLPAMEEEEEEVQVPPPEPEMNDTGAESETPLPAHAQIAKDVMERCIHLLSDKSLWVRLKVLDVLEFCVTVLHLHENHLLPMAHRAWPVLVTRLINDDPLAVLRAFKVLCTLAEKCGDFLRRRFSKDVLPKLAGSLVTQAPVSARAGPVYSHTLAFKLQLAVLQGLGSLCEKLDLGESDLNKVADTCVIYLSAKQPVKLQEAARSVFLHLMCVDPDATWLFLNEICPLPCEPPHPSLHPVKLGRMGRQRTEFTDNVLGLLGELQRRETAAFQAGPQEAPEPQPPSLTEALG